TATCTATTCTTTAAAAGAAAAAGAGTTAATAGAAATTAGAAGAAAAGAAATAGGAATTATTTTTCAATTTCATTATCTTTTTAATACATTTAGTGCACTTGAAAATTTAGAGGTTGCTGCACTTCTTAGTGAAAAAGAGATAGATTTTAACTTACTTAAAAGATTAAAAATTGATAATGTCATTTATCAAAATATACAAACTCTCTCAGGAGGTCAGCAACAAAGAGTAAGTATTGCAAGAGTTTTAACAAAAAAACCTAAAATTATTTTTGCAGATGAACCAACCGGAAATTTAGATAAAGAAAATGCAAATGAAGTTATAGAGGTTTTATTTGAATATTGCGAAGAAAATGAAGCTTCTTTAATTACGGTAACTCATGATTTAGAAATAGCAAAAAAATTTGACAAAGTATATTTATTAAAAGATAAAAAACTTATACTAATGGAAAATGGAAAATGGACAATGTAAAATGATGAAAAGTATTGAAATAATTAAAGTTTTAAATATTTTTAATGTAAGTAACTTATTTGAAATTGATATTATAAGGTAATAAATGTATTCTACTCTTCTTAGTGATGTAAATGTAGTTACATTTTTGCTTTTATTTATTAGAATATCTTCATTTTTATCATTTTTACCTTTTTTTAACTATATGAATATTCCAATGAATGTAAAAGCTGCTTTGAGTATTTGGCTAAGTATCCTATTTTTCCCAATAGTTCCCAAAGTAAACTTTGAAATTAATTTAATAAATATTTTATTGGCTATTTTTAATGAAATTGCATTTGCATTTTTTGTAGGAATGGCACTTCAACTAATATTTGATATTTTAAAATTTGCAGCAGAACAAATTAGTTTTGTAATGGGTTTTACAATGGCAAATGTTATTGACCCAAATTTTGGGGGACAATCAACAATACTTTCACAATTTTTTATTTGGATTGCAATTTTAGTCTTTTTAACTTTTGGTGGCGACCATTTAGAAATACTTCTTCTTAGTAAATTTATGTCAAATTTACCATTTGGGGCTTTTTTTAATTATCATAAGATTTATGAGTATTTTTTAGTTTATATGGGAAAATATTTTATGATTGGTGTAGGACTTGCTTTTCCTATTATTGCAATTTCTCTTATGAGTGATATTATCTTTGGAATGATTATGAAAACTATGCCTCAATTTAATTTACTTGTTGTGGGATTTCCAATAAAAATTTTTGTTTCATTTATAGTTTTAATGGCAATTTTAAGCAGTATGATGTTAGTATTTTCAAGGGAGATAAAAGAAGTCTTTAAAATTGTTTTAGGTTTTATCTACTAAGTCTAAATGGGTTAGCTTTATTTAAGATATATTCAAAAAAATTATTAAATTTTGGTATTAAGTTTTTATCTTTTTCAATAATTATGTATTCATAATTTTTGTAAAAAGCACTATATGAATAATTTGCACTTCCTGTAACTAAAATTTTATTATCA
This Caminibacter mediatlanticus TB-2 DNA region includes the following protein-coding sequences:
- a CDS encoding ABC transporter ATP-binding protein, producing the protein MLKAINLSHSFDYLLFENVNLEVNKKEKIAIVGSSGSGKSTLLHILSTFLKPKSGEVFIENKNIYSLKEKELIEIRRKEIGIIFQFHYLFNTFSALENLEVAALLSEKEIDFNLLKRLKIDNVIYQNIQTLSGGQQQRVSIARVLTKKPKIIFADEPTGNLDKENANEVIEVLFEYCEENEASLITVTHDLEIAKKFDKVYLLKDKKLILMENGKWTM
- the fliR gene encoding flagellar biosynthetic protein FliR — encoded protein: MYSTLLSDVNVVTFLLLFIRISSFLSFLPFFNYMNIPMNVKAALSIWLSILFFPIVPKVNFEINLINILLAIFNEIAFAFFVGMALQLIFDILKFAAEQISFVMGFTMANVIDPNFGGQSTILSQFFIWIAILVFLTFGGDHLEILLLSKFMSNLPFGAFFNYHKIYEYFLVYMGKYFMIGVGLAFPIIAISLMSDIIFGMIMKTMPQFNLLVVGFPIKIFVSFIVLMAILSSMMLVFSREIKEVFKIVLGFIY